One Micromonospora eburnea genomic region harbors:
- a CDS encoding NADH-quinone oxidoreductase subunit D: MTTSNYAAERETTEGKVFTVTGGDWDTVVSGTDPINDERIVVNMGPQHPSTHGVLRLILELEGETVREARSVIGYLHTGIEKNLEYRTWVQGSTFVTRMDYLSPLFNETAYALAVEKLLGITDDVTERASVIRVLMMELNRISSHLVWLATTGMELGAISIMLYGFREREYILDIFETITGLRMNHAYVRPGGVAQDVPDDAIVKIRNFLKMMPKKLKEYEDLLSGQPIWTERTKNVAVLDVTGCLALGVTGPVLRSAGLAWDLRKTMPYCGYETYEFDVPTHTDGDVWGRYLVRLAEIRESLKLVEQAVDRLAKRGPVMVSDKKVAWPAQLAIGVDGMGNSLEHVAKIMGQSMESLIHHFKLVTEGFRVPPGQVYVGIESPRGELGVHAVSDGGTRPYRVHYREPSFVNLQALPAMAEGGLIADVIAGGASLDPVMGGCDR; the protein is encoded by the coding sequence GTGACGACGTCGAACTACGCGGCCGAGCGCGAGACCACCGAGGGCAAGGTCTTCACCGTCACCGGTGGGGACTGGGACACGGTCGTCTCCGGCACCGACCCGATCAACGACGAGCGGATCGTCGTCAACATGGGTCCGCAGCACCCGTCCACCCACGGCGTGCTCCGGCTGATCCTGGAGCTGGAGGGCGAGACGGTCCGCGAGGCCCGCTCGGTCATCGGCTACCTGCACACCGGCATCGAGAAGAACCTCGAATACCGCACCTGGGTCCAGGGCTCGACCTTCGTGACCCGGATGGACTACCTCTCCCCGTTGTTCAACGAGACGGCGTACGCGCTGGCGGTGGAGAAGCTGCTCGGCATCACCGACGACGTGACCGAGCGGGCCAGCGTCATCCGGGTGCTGATGATGGAGCTCAACCGGATCTCCTCGCACCTGGTCTGGCTGGCCACCACCGGCATGGAGCTGGGCGCGATCTCGATCATGCTGTACGGCTTCCGCGAGCGGGAGTACATCCTCGACATCTTCGAGACCATCACCGGCCTGCGCATGAACCACGCGTACGTGCGGCCGGGCGGGGTGGCGCAGGACGTGCCGGACGACGCGATCGTCAAGATCCGGAACTTCCTCAAGATGATGCCGAAGAAGCTCAAGGAGTACGAGGACCTCCTCTCCGGTCAGCCGATCTGGACCGAGCGCACCAAGAACGTCGCGGTGCTCGACGTGACCGGCTGCCTCGCGCTCGGCGTCACCGGCCCGGTGCTCCGCTCCGCCGGTCTCGCCTGGGACCTGCGCAAGACCATGCCGTACTGCGGCTACGAGACGTACGAGTTCGACGTCCCGACCCACACCGACGGCGACGTCTGGGGCCGCTACCTGGTCCGGCTCGCCGAGATCCGTGAGTCGCTGAAGCTGGTCGAGCAGGCGGTGGACCGGCTGGCCAAGCGCGGGCCGGTGATGGTCTCCGACAAGAAGGTCGCCTGGCCGGCGCAGCTCGCCATCGGCGTCGACGGCATGGGCAACTCGCTGGAGCACGTCGCCAAGATCATGGGTCAGTCGATGGAGTCGCTGATCCACCACTTCAAGCTCGTCACCGAGGGTTTCCGGGTCCCGCCGGGCCAGGTGTACGTCGGCATCGAGTCGCCCCGCGGCGAGTTGGGCGTGCACGCGGTCTCCGACGGCGGCACCCGGCCGTACCGGGTGCACTACCGGGAGCCGAGCTTCGTCAACCTCCAGGCGCTCCCGGCGATGGCCGAGGGTGGCCTGATCGCCGACGTGATCGCCGGTGGTGCCTCGCTGGACCCCGTGATGGGTGGTTGTGACCGATGA
- the nuoF gene encoding NADH-quinone oxidoreductase subunit NuoF, whose translation MTTPRPETLAKLTPVLTKRWLSPDAWRIGTYEKLDGYAALRKALKAHPDDLIQLIKDSGLRGRGGAGFPTGLKWGFIPQGDGKPHYLVVNADEGEPGTCKDLPLMTHDPHSLVEGVIIASYAIRANRAYIYIRGEAVHAARRLRNAVQEAYAKGYLGRNIQGSGFDLDLVVHSGAGAYICGEETALLDSLEGFRGQPRLRPPFPATHGLYASPTVVNNVGTIASVPYIVLGGADWWKTMGTEKSSGPMIYSLSGRIANPGQYECSMGITLRELIELAGGMRPGHNLRFWTPGGSSTPLLTAEHLDVPLDFEGVAAAGSILGTTATQIFSDQDCPVYATYRWLEFYHHESCGKCTPCREGNYWMVRVYRRILAGQGTHEDLDTLLDTCDNILGRSFCGLGDGATSSVTSSLKYFKQDYLDYIEGRTAPKLSEKQLVGAH comes from the coding sequence GTGACGACGCCTCGGCCGGAGACGCTGGCCAAGCTGACGCCGGTGCTGACCAAGCGCTGGCTGTCGCCGGACGCCTGGCGCATCGGCACCTACGAGAAGCTGGACGGCTACGCCGCCCTGCGCAAGGCGCTCAAGGCGCACCCGGACGACCTGATCCAGCTGATCAAGGACTCGGGGCTGCGCGGGCGCGGCGGCGCGGGCTTCCCGACCGGCCTCAAGTGGGGGTTCATCCCGCAGGGCGACGGCAAGCCGCACTACCTGGTGGTGAACGCCGACGAGGGCGAGCCGGGCACCTGCAAGGACCTGCCGCTGATGACCCACGACCCGCACTCGCTGGTCGAAGGTGTGATCATCGCTTCGTACGCGATCCGGGCCAACCGGGCGTACATCTACATCCGCGGTGAGGCCGTGCACGCCGCCCGCCGGCTGCGCAACGCGGTCCAGGAGGCGTACGCCAAGGGCTACCTCGGCCGCAACATCCAGGGCAGCGGCTTCGACCTGGACCTGGTGGTGCACTCCGGCGCCGGGGCGTACATCTGCGGCGAGGAGACCGCGCTGCTGGACTCGCTGGAGGGCTTCCGGGGCCAGCCCCGGCTGCGCCCGCCGTTCCCGGCGACCCACGGCCTGTACGCCAGCCCGACCGTGGTCAACAACGTCGGCACCATCGCCAGCGTGCCGTACATCGTGCTGGGCGGCGCGGACTGGTGGAAGACCATGGGGACGGAGAAGTCGTCCGGCCCGATGATCTATTCGCTCTCCGGCCGGATCGCCAACCCCGGCCAGTACGAGTGCTCGATGGGCATCACCCTGCGGGAGCTGATCGAGCTGGCCGGCGGGATGCGGCCCGGGCACAACCTGCGGTTCTGGACCCCGGGCGGCTCGTCCACCCCGCTGCTCACCGCCGAGCACCTGGACGTGCCGCTGGACTTCGAGGGGGTGGCGGCGGCCGGCTCGATCCTGGGCACCACGGCCACGCAGATCTTCTCCGACCAGGACTGCCCGGTGTACGCGACCTACCGGTGGCTGGAGTTCTACCACCACGAGTCGTGCGGCAAGTGCACCCCGTGCCGCGAGGGCAACTACTGGATGGTCCGGGTCTACCGGCGGATCCTCGCCGGCCAGGGCACCCACGAGGACCTGGACACCCTGCTCGACACCTGCGACAACATCCTCGGCCGCTCGTTCTGCGGTCTGGGTGACGGTGCGACCAGCTCGGTGACCTCGTCGCTGAAGTACTTCAAGCAGGACTACCTCGACTACATCGAGGGACGTACCGCGCCGAAGCTCTCCGAAAAGCAGTTGGTGGGAGCCCACTGA
- the nuoH gene encoding NADH-quinone oxidoreductase subunit NuoH, protein MSPVILAAQDPTLADFGHDPWWLVLIKIVFAFVFAVLATLLGVWFERRVVGYMQVRPGPNQAGPFGLLQTLADGLKMAFKEDILPRTADKIVFFFAPTVSVICAVTSLSVVPFGPQVSIFGHWTPLQVTDVSVAVLVLLACSSMGIYGIVLGGWASGSTYPLLGGLRSTAQMISYEVAMGLSIVAVFMTAGTMSTSGIVAAQAHGTKLSLFGADLQAPGWYAILLLPSFIIFFISTVGETNRAPFDLPEAESELVAGYMTEYSSLRFALFMLSEYVAMVTMSAVTTTLFLGGWRAPWPITLWAGANSGWWPMLWFFGKVILLVFVFVWLRGTLPRLRYDQFMRFGWKVLLPINLVWILVLSGLRSIEDWQTKDRLLATGIGAGVLLLATLFWPTKKKEPKPTLQEQVNSRPHGSFPLPPMDLQVPPSPRTVRVVAEREPANVVAGSDPSREV, encoded by the coding sequence GTGAGCCCGGTCATCCTGGCCGCGCAGGACCCGACGCTGGCCGACTTCGGTCACGACCCGTGGTGGCTGGTCCTGATCAAGATCGTCTTCGCGTTCGTCTTCGCCGTGCTGGCCACGCTGCTCGGCGTCTGGTTCGAGCGGCGGGTCGTCGGCTACATGCAGGTCCGGCCCGGACCCAACCAGGCCGGCCCGTTCGGCCTGCTGCAGACGCTCGCCGACGGTCTGAAGATGGCCTTCAAGGAGGACATCCTCCCGAGGACCGCCGACAAGATCGTCTTCTTCTTCGCCCCGACCGTCTCGGTGATCTGCGCGGTCACCTCGCTGTCGGTGGTGCCGTTCGGCCCGCAGGTCAGCATCTTCGGCCACTGGACGCCGTTGCAGGTCACCGACGTGTCGGTGGCGGTGCTGGTGCTGCTGGCCTGTTCCTCGATGGGCATCTACGGCATCGTGCTCGGCGGTTGGGCCTCCGGCTCGACCTACCCGCTGCTCGGTGGTCTCCGGTCCACCGCCCAGATGATCTCCTACGAGGTCGCGATGGGGCTGAGCATCGTGGCGGTGTTCATGACCGCCGGCACGATGTCCACCAGCGGGATCGTCGCCGCCCAGGCACACGGCACCAAGCTGAGCCTCTTCGGCGCCGACCTCCAGGCCCCCGGCTGGTACGCGATCCTGCTGCTGCCGAGCTTCATCATCTTCTTCATCTCCACCGTGGGTGAGACCAACCGCGCGCCGTTCGACCTGCCCGAGGCGGAGTCGGAGCTGGTCGCGGGCTACATGACCGAGTACAGCTCGCTGCGGTTCGCGCTCTTCATGCTCTCCGAGTACGTCGCGATGGTGACCATGTCCGCGGTCACCACCACGCTGTTCCTCGGCGGCTGGCGGGCCCCCTGGCCGATCACCCTGTGGGCGGGCGCCAACTCGGGTTGGTGGCCGATGCTCTGGTTCTTCGGCAAGGTGATCCTCCTGGTCTTCGTCTTCGTCTGGCTGCGGGGCACCCTGCCTCGGCTCCGGTACGACCAGTTCATGCGCTTCGGCTGGAAGGTCCTGCTGCCGATCAACCTGGTCTGGATCCTGGTGCTGAGCGGGCTGCGCTCGATCGAGGACTGGCAGACCAAGGACCGGCTGCTCGCCACCGGTATCGGCGCGGGCGTGCTGCTCCTGGCCACGCTCTTCTGGCCGACCAAGAAGAAGGAGCCGAAGCCGACGCTCCAGGAGCAGGTCAACAGCCGTCCGCACGGCAGCTTCCCGCTGCCTCCGATGGATCTTCAGGTACCACCGAGCCCGCGCACCGTGCGCGTGGTCGCCGAGCGGGAGCCGGCCAACGTCGTCGCCGGCTCGGACCCCAGCAGGGAGGTGTGA
- a CDS encoding NADH-quinone oxidoreductase subunit G, with translation MTDVAKQTETVTLTIDGVQVTAPKGTLLIRVAEQMGTEIPRFCDHPLLAPAGACRQCLVEVEGQRKPVASCTQTVAEGMVVRTQLTSPVAQKAQEGVMELLLLNHPLDCPMCDKGGECPLQNQAMSTGRTDSRFHEHKREYPKPLPISSQVLLDRERCVLCQRCTRFSEEIAGDKFIDLMNRSSAEEINIYRDDAYGAESGEDSGDVPFNSYFSGNTVQICPVGALTGAQYRFRARPFDLVSTPSVCEHCSAGCAQRTDWRRGKVLRRLAGDDPAVNEEWNCDKGRWGFQYTRASDRLTTPLVRDERTGELREASWSEALTRAAEGLRAARDGGSGTAVLTGGRLTVEDAYAYAKFARVALHTNDIDFRARPVSREEADFLASRVAGVTDVTYTDVENAPAVVLVGLEPEEECPILFLRLRKAYLKNKLTVYAIAPFATRGLEKLGAKLARVVPGEEASVLAEHATVAEALSRPGAILIVGERLGAVPGGLSAAADVARRTGAKLAWVPRRAGDRGAVDAGCLPNLLPGGRPVTEPAARAELGEAWDIAAGVIPSQAGRDTDGILKAAAAGQLGALVVAGVDPADLADPRLAEQALDAVPFLVSLELRMSAVARRADVVFPVAPVVEKAGSFLDWEGRLRTFEKVLDTAAMCDGRVLDALAAQLDVRLGTGDVAGVRRELGALPPTRVDRPAAPMFEPATVPQPGAGQAVLATWHQLIDLGTLTDGDEHLAGTARPPVVRLGKGTAEAIGVADGDPVTVGTDRGAVTLPAAITEMPDGVVWLPTNSPGSTLRRSLGAAAGEVVQVSAGTVGGAAVPAGRVASDGAGSPGPLLNAGGVQ, from the coding sequence ATGACCGACGTAGCCAAGCAGACCGAGACCGTCACCCTCACCATCGACGGCGTCCAGGTCACCGCGCCCAAGGGAACGCTGCTGATCCGGGTCGCCGAGCAGATGGGCACCGAGATCCCGCGGTTCTGCGACCACCCGCTGCTGGCCCCGGCCGGCGCCTGCCGGCAGTGCCTGGTGGAGGTGGAGGGCCAGCGTAAGCCGGTCGCCTCCTGCACGCAGACCGTGGCCGAGGGCATGGTGGTCCGTACCCAGCTCACCTCGCCGGTCGCCCAGAAGGCCCAGGAGGGGGTGATGGAGCTGCTGCTCCTCAACCACCCCCTGGACTGCCCGATGTGTGACAAGGGCGGCGAGTGCCCGCTGCAGAACCAGGCGATGTCCACCGGCCGTACGGACTCCCGCTTCCACGAGCACAAGCGGGAATACCCGAAGCCGCTGCCGATCAGCAGCCAGGTGCTGCTCGACCGTGAGCGCTGCGTGCTCTGCCAGCGCTGCACCCGGTTCTCCGAGGAGATCGCCGGCGACAAGTTCATCGACCTGATGAACCGGTCGTCCGCCGAGGAGATCAACATCTACCGGGACGACGCGTACGGCGCGGAGTCCGGCGAGGACAGCGGCGACGTCCCGTTCAACTCGTACTTCTCGGGTAACACGGTGCAGATCTGCCCGGTGGGCGCGCTGACCGGCGCGCAGTACCGGTTCCGGGCCCGCCCGTTCGACCTCGTCTCCACCCCGAGCGTCTGCGAGCACTGCTCGGCCGGTTGCGCCCAGCGCACCGACTGGCGGCGCGGCAAGGTGCTGCGCCGGCTGGCCGGCGACGACCCGGCGGTGAACGAGGAGTGGAACTGCGACAAGGGTCGCTGGGGCTTCCAGTACACCCGCGCGTCCGACCGGCTCACCACCCCGCTGGTCCGCGACGAGCGGACCGGTGAGCTGCGCGAGGCGTCCTGGAGCGAGGCACTGACCCGGGCCGCCGAGGGGCTGCGCGCCGCCCGCGACGGCGGTTCGGGCACGGCGGTGCTGACCGGCGGCCGGCTGACCGTCGAGGACGCGTACGCGTACGCGAAGTTCGCCCGGGTCGCGCTGCACACCAACGACATCGACTTCCGGGCCCGCCCGGTCTCCCGCGAGGAGGCCGACTTCCTGGCCAGCCGGGTCGCCGGGGTCACCGACGTGACCTACACGGACGTGGAGAACGCGCCCGCGGTGGTGCTGGTCGGCCTGGAGCCGGAGGAGGAGTGCCCGATCCTCTTCCTGCGGCTACGCAAGGCGTACCTGAAGAACAAGCTGACCGTGTACGCGATCGCGCCGTTCGCCACGCGCGGCCTGGAGAAGCTCGGGGCCAAGCTGGCCCGGGTGGTGCCGGGCGAGGAGGCCAGCGTGCTGGCCGAACACGCCACGGTGGCCGAGGCGCTGAGCCGGCCGGGGGCGATCCTGATCGTCGGCGAGCGGCTGGGCGCGGTGCCGGGCGGGCTCTCCGCCGCGGCGGACGTCGCCCGGCGTACCGGTGCGAAGCTGGCCTGGGTGCCGCGGCGCGCGGGTGACCGCGGCGCTGTCGACGCCGGCTGCCTGCCCAACCTGCTCCCCGGTGGCCGTCCGGTCACCGAGCCGGCCGCCCGCGCCGAGCTGGGCGAGGCGTGGGACATCGCGGCCGGGGTGATTCCGAGCCAGGCCGGCCGGGACACCGACGGCATCCTCAAGGCGGCCGCCGCTGGTCAGCTCGGTGCCCTCGTGGTGGCCGGGGTGGACCCGGCCGACCTGGCCGACCCGCGCCTGGCCGAGCAGGCCCTGGACGCGGTGCCGTTCCTGGTCAGCCTGGAGCTGCGGATGAGCGCCGTGGCCCGCCGGGCGGACGTGGTCTTCCCGGTCGCCCCGGTGGTCGAGAAGGCCGGCAGCTTCCTGGACTGGGAGGGCCGGCTGCGCACCTTCGAGAAGGTGCTGGACACGGCGGCGATGTGCGACGGCCGGGTGCTCGACGCGTTGGCCGCGCAGCTCGACGTCCGGCTCGGCACCGGTGACGTGGCCGGCGTCCGCCGGGAGCTGGGCGCGCTGCCCCCGACCCGGGTGGACCGTCCGGCCGCGCCGATGTTCGAGCCGGCCACTGTGCCGCAGCCGGGCGCGGGCCAGGCCGTCCTGGCCACCTGGCACCAGCTGATCGACCTGGGCACCCTCACCGACGGCGACGAGCACCTCGCCGGCACCGCCCGCCCGCCGGTGGTCCGGCTCGGCAAGGGCACCGCCGAGGCGATCGGTGTGGCCGACGGCGACCCGGTGACCGTGGGCACCGACCGCGGCGCGGTCACCCTGCCGGCGGCGATCACCGAGATGCCGGACGGTGTGGTCTGGCTGCCGACCAACTCACCCGGCTCGACCCTCCGGCGCAGCCTCGGCGCGGCGGCCGGCGAGGTCGTACAGGTCTCCGCCGGCACGGTCGGCGGTGCTGCCGTCCCGGCCGGACGTGTCGCCTCGGACGGAGCCGGTAGCCCGGGTCCGCTCCTCAACGCAGGGGGTGTTCAGTGA